From one Anopheles cruzii chromosome 3, idAnoCruzAS_RS32_06, whole genome shotgun sequence genomic stretch:
- the LOC128275568 gene encoding microprocessor complex subunit DGCR8, whose protein sequence is MSAEKQLKEELTANASSESGHGAHGCPMAKRIKLEPESTAADNDGTEPTCATERADENLREFDVLDEVTGDNSDCDSDGDGGESENHSSEDSDVNYDDIETMLDEGLPEELRNSNKRQPYEERFKKVLDEKGRNHFEVLPEGWVQATHVSGMPLYLHKTTRVCVASRPYFLGPGSVRKHEIPLSAIPCLNYRKALEKEEQLKKELAAATAAREAAANDAAKTPMANGAGNGEASDTGENGANEPRAGTVRQLHNLQLSKMIAGATTAAEAQANVKLLPLKVSAQIETVTENLKAQSLTADAVVEYCAQLFHFKTVRVLRFKSWAARRRFTKHRKHIKNLQRPTLPDGTKLITFPMLNMEDEQGNPHARPKKEWIMNPNGKSYVCILHEYVQHALRRQPTYEFKELENAATPYSATVTINDLKYGTGYGTSKKQAKSEAARETLEILIPDMKDKITGKEAKNASSVGSSLSQSADLRELSVFDEIKIEDPRVAEFCAKTTEPSPHAILLTCLQRNFGLGEVHINYEVNTMKHRKNEFTMTVGKHTATVVCKNKRDGKQRASQAILQILHPHIKTWGSLLRLYGNRSVKSYKEKKQEEQEITVLQSKAAINQPNFAILEKLRQEMHKNFTEKQNVRVIGKFFPPSDVELPSGSAAILKNVEL, encoded by the exons ATGAGTGCAGAAAAGCAATTGAAAGAAGAGCTAACGGCGAACGCCTCGTCAGAGAGCGGACACGGTGCTCATGGATGTCCCATGGCTAAACGAATCAAACTAGAACCGGAATCCACTGCTGCTGACAACGATGGGACAGAACCCACGTGTGCCACGGAGAGAGCGGATGAAAATCTGCGCGAGTTCGATGTTCTGGACGAAGTCACTGGCGACAATTCGGATTGCGATTCGGATGGAGACG gtggcgaaagcgaaaaccacAGCTCCGAGGACTCAGATGTAAACTACGACGATATCGAGACCATGCTAGACGAAGGGCTGCCGGAAGAACTGCGCAACTCGAACAAGCGGCAACCGTATGAGGAACGCTTTAAGAAGGTACTCGACGAGAAGGGTCGCAATCATTTTGAGGTCCTACCGGAGGGTTGGGTTCAAGCGACGCATGTAAGCGGCATGCCACTGTATCTCCACAAAACGacacgcgtgtgtgtcgcgTCCCGGCCCTACTTTCTCGGTCCGGGAAGCGTAAGG AAACATGAGATCCCTCTGAGCGCAATTCCTTGCCTCAACTATCGTAAAGCActcgaaaaagaagaacaattGAAGAAAGAACTTGCAGCGGCTACGGCAGCACGAGAAGCGGCAGCCAACGATGCTGCCAAGACTCCAATGGCTAACGGTGCCGGCAACGGTGAAGCATCGGACACTGGCGAAAACGGTGCAAATGAACCGCGAGCTGGAACCGTACGCCAGCTGCACAATCTGCAGCTGAGCAAGATGATCGCCGGCGCAACGACTGCGGCCGAAGCGCAAGCCAACGTAAAGTTACTTCCGCTGAAGGTGAGTGCCCAAATCGAAACCGTGACGGAAAATCTGAAAGCCCAATCGCTCACGGCGGACGCCGTGGTAGAGTACTGCGCTCAGCTATTCCACTTCAAAACGGTACGCGTGTTGCGATTCAAATCTTGGGCCGCACGCCGAAGGTTTACCAAGCACAGGAAACACATCAAGAATCTGCAACGGCCGACGCTGCCCGACGGTACGAAGCTGATCACGTTTCCGATGCTGAACATGGAAGACGAGCAGGGCAATCCGCATGCTCGGCCGAAGAAGGAGTGGATCATGAATCCGAACGGCAAAAGCTACGTCTGCATCCTGCACGAGTACGTGCAGCACGCATTGCGACGGCAACCGACGTACGAATTCAAGGAGCTGGAAAACGCGGCCACACCCTACTCGGCTACGGTCACCATTAACGACCTCAAGTACGGCACCGGTTACGGGACGAGCAAGAAGCAGGCCAAAAGCGAGGCCGCCCGCGAGACACTAGAAATCCTAATCCCTGACATGAAGGACAAAATCACCGGCAAGGAGGCCAAGAATGCCTCGAGTGTCGGTAGCTCGCTGTCACAGTCGGCCGACTTGCGGGAACTGTCCGTGTTCGATGAGATCAAAATAGAAGACCCACGCGTGGCGGAATTTTGTGCCAAGACGACGGAACCGTCACCGCATGCCATCCTGCTGACCTGTCTGCAGCGTAACTTTGGGCTCGGCGAGGTGCACATCAACTACGAGGTGAACACGATGAAGCACCGCAAAAACGAGTTCACCATGACGGTCGGCAAgcacacggcgacggtggtgtgCAAGAACAAGCGCGACGGTAAGCAGCGCGCCTCGCAGGCCATTCTGCAGATTTTGCATCCACACATCAAAACCTGGGGCTCACTGTTGCGGCTGTACGGCAATCGATCGGTCAAGTCTtacaaagaaaagaaacaagaagAACAGGAGATTACCGTGCTACAGAGCAAGGCGGCCATTAACCAGCCCAACTTCGCCATCCTCGAAAAGCTACGCCAAGAGATGCATAAaaatttcaccgaaaaacaaaacgtgcgTGTGATCGGTAAATTTTTCCCTCCGTCGGACGTCGAGTTGCCAAGCGGTTCCGCAGCGATTCTGAAAAACGTTGAACTCTAA